A stretch of Gemmatimonas aurantiaca T-27 DNA encodes these proteins:
- a CDS encoding TldD/PmbA family protein, with translation MSAPRSLFAPASVLSRAEAQEIAQRVLRNSPAEETRVSINSGARADTRFALNQVTTSGENQDTQITITAYVGNRSASVNTNRLDEASLAAAAKQAHEIAKLVPPNPERMPELGAQTYPAFRERALDIPTPAERAAAAKIVTELARANDLVATGFIECRAGATALANSKGLFAYDASASVSMTATVRSPDGTGSGWACTDGNSFGELDPKQLAATAVQKAKDSRNPVAIEPGRYTAILEPTAVGNLVQLIPGAMQARAADEGRSFFSKPGGGNKIGLKVVDERVTLLTDPADSPSLSGGYDNDGVPLEKVVWIENGLVKNLNYDRFWAQKQNVPATRAGGGGFGGTRSLRMLGGSSSIADMIKSTERGVLVTRFWYIRGVDPRTILYTGLTRDGTFLVENGKVTRPIKNFRYNESPIFFLNNLEAVGGTMRINSSESASTGGAVFMPPIKVRDFNFTSLSDAV, from the coding sequence ATGAGCGCGCCTCGCTCCCTGTTTGCTCCGGCGAGCGTGCTGTCGCGCGCCGAAGCGCAGGAGATCGCGCAGCGTGTGCTGCGCAATTCGCCCGCCGAAGAAACGCGTGTGTCGATCAACAGCGGTGCGCGTGCCGATACGCGCTTTGCGCTGAATCAGGTCACCACGTCGGGTGAAAATCAGGACACGCAGATCACCATCACCGCGTACGTGGGCAACCGTTCGGCCAGCGTGAACACCAACCGCCTCGACGAAGCCTCGTTGGCGGCGGCGGCCAAGCAGGCGCACGAGATCGCGAAGCTCGTACCGCCCAATCCGGAGCGCATGCCGGAACTGGGCGCGCAGACGTATCCGGCGTTCCGCGAGCGTGCGCTCGATATCCCCACGCCGGCGGAACGTGCGGCGGCGGCGAAGATCGTGACCGAGCTTGCACGGGCCAACGATCTGGTGGCCACGGGTTTCATCGAATGCCGCGCTGGCGCCACGGCACTGGCCAACTCGAAGGGGCTGTTTGCGTACGACGCGTCGGCCTCGGTGTCGATGACGGCGACGGTGCGTTCGCCCGATGGCACGGGTTCCGGCTGGGCGTGCACCGATGGCAACAGCTTCGGTGAACTCGATCCCAAGCAGCTCGCCGCCACGGCGGTGCAGAAGGCCAAGGATTCGCGCAATCCGGTGGCGATTGAACCGGGTCGCTACACGGCCATTCTCGAGCCGACGGCGGTGGGCAATCTGGTGCAGCTCATTCCGGGTGCCATGCAGGCACGAGCGGCAGACGAAGGCCGTTCGTTCTTCTCGAAGCCGGGTGGTGGCAACAAGATCGGCCTCAAGGTGGTCGACGAACGTGTCACGCTGCTCACCGATCCGGCGGACTCGCCGAGTCTGAGCGGTGGGTATGACAACGACGGTGTGCCACTCGAGAAGGTGGTGTGGATCGAGAACGGGCTCGTGAAGAACCTGAACTACGATCGTTTCTGGGCCCAGAAGCAGAACGTGCCGGCCACGCGTGCCGGTGGTGGTGGCTTCGGTGGCACGCGTTCACTGCGCATGCTGGGTGGCTCGTCGAGCATCGCCGATATGATCAAGAGCACCGAGCGTGGTGTGCTGGTCACGCGCTTCTGGTACATCCGTGGCGTCGATCCGCGCACGATTCTGTACACGGGTCTCACGCGCGATGGCACGTTCCTCGTGGAGAACGGCAAGGTCACGCGTCCGATCAAGAACTTCCGCTACAACGAAAGCCCGATCTTCTTCCTGAACAACCTGGAAGCGGTGGGCGGAACGATGCGCATCAATTCGTCGGAAAGTGCGTCGACGGGTGGCGCGGTGTTCATGCCGCCGATCAAGGTGCGGGATTTCAACTTCACGTCGTTGTCGGACGCGGTGTAA
- a CDS encoding M20/M25/M40 family metallo-hydrolase has protein sequence MTARRILTGVLLLAAPVAADAQLPGTRAPGAPTTLTAEQQAARAIYKEIVEINTADSVGSVTRAAQVVAARFRAAGFPAADVNIVGPANAPAKHNLVVRLRGKTRGKPILLLAHLDVVQALRADWPRDPFVLVEEDGWFYGRGVSDDKSMCAMFIANLLRYKREGWVPERDLILALTADEEGGNSNGVSWLIENRRDLIDAEYAINEGGGGTLQDDKPLFHSIQAAEKVYEDFTFTVKNTGGHSSVPRKDNAIYSLSQALLKVQQYAFPVELNAVTTAFFTQTAKVEMPSLATAMRALVANPADTAAARVISTDPRYASMLRTTCVATMLNGGHAPNALPQTAKANVNCRIAPSSKASQVRATLQRIVNDTAVAIVGERPDRTDGAPAPIHPVLLKATESLTRQMFGDIPVIPTMSTGATDGYRLRNAGIPTYGVSGIFSAPGETNAHGRNEKLRVKSFYDGLAFLYELVKQVAGPGQPVS, from the coding sequence ATGACAGCTCGCCGCATTCTCACTGGCGTCCTGCTCCTTGCCGCCCCGGTGGCTGCCGACGCGCAACTGCCTGGCACCCGCGCCCCGGGCGCGCCGACCACGCTCACGGCGGAACAGCAGGCCGCCCGCGCGATCTACAAAGAGATCGTCGAGATCAACACGGCCGACTCCGTGGGCTCCGTCACGCGTGCGGCGCAGGTGGTGGCGGCGCGATTCCGGGCCGCCGGATTTCCTGCGGCCGATGTGAACATCGTCGGCCCGGCCAATGCGCCCGCCAAGCACAACCTCGTGGTGCGCCTGCGCGGCAAGACACGCGGCAAGCCCATTTTGCTGCTGGCCCACCTCGACGTGGTGCAGGCCCTGCGCGCCGACTGGCCCCGCGACCCGTTCGTACTCGTGGAAGAAGACGGCTGGTTCTACGGCCGCGGCGTCTCCGACGACAAGTCGATGTGCGCCATGTTCATCGCCAACCTGCTGCGCTACAAGCGCGAAGGCTGGGTACCGGAACGGGATCTCATTCTGGCCCTCACCGCCGATGAAGAAGGTGGCAACTCCAACGGCGTGTCGTGGCTCATCGAAAATCGCCGCGATCTGATCGATGCCGAATACGCCATCAACGAAGGCGGCGGCGGCACCCTGCAGGACGACAAGCCGCTGTTCCATTCCATTCAGGCCGCCGAAAAGGTGTACGAGGACTTCACCTTCACGGTGAAAAACACCGGTGGACATTCGAGCGTGCCGCGCAAGGACAACGCCATCTACTCGCTGTCACAGGCGTTGCTCAAGGTGCAGCAGTACGCCTTTCCCGTGGAACTCAACGCGGTGACCACGGCGTTCTTCACGCAGACCGCCAAGGTGGAGATGCCCTCGCTCGCCACGGCCATGCGCGCACTCGTCGCCAATCCGGCAGACACCGCGGCCGCGCGCGTGATTTCCACCGACCCGCGCTATGCGAGCATGCTGCGCACCACCTGCGTGGCCACCATGCTGAATGGTGGTCATGCGCCGAATGCATTGCCGCAGACGGCCAAAGCCAACGTGAATTGCCGTATCGCGCCGTCGAGCAAGGCATCGCAGGTACGTGCGACCCTGCAGCGCATCGTGAACGACACGGCCGTGGCCATCGTCGGTGAACGTCCCGATCGCACCGATGGCGCACCGGCCCCCATTCACCCGGTGTTGCTCAAAGCCACCGAATCGCTCACCAGGCAGATGTTCGGCGACATCCCGGTCATCCCCACCATGAGCACCGGCGCCACTGACGGCTATCGATTGCGCAACGCCGGCATTCCCACGTACGGCGTGAGTGGCATCTTCTCGGCGCCTGGCGAAACCAACGCGCATGGCCGCAACGAAAAGTTGCGTGTCAAGTCATTCTACGACGGACTGGCCTTCCTGTACGAGCTGGTGAAACAAGTCGCGGGGCCCGGACAGCCTGTGTCCTGA
- a CDS encoding ANTAR domain-containing response regulator has protein sequence MSEQPSTLRVLVAEDNALERSTLVDLLGVLGHVVVAEVESGTDAIAKAQQFTPDAVLLDMHMPGATGVQAAEEIASALPGTAVVLITGDLSLTLSTADVLRSTAVALLPKPTPPTTLDATLRMAVTRARELIEARREAAEAKQQLEARKLIERAKGILMRRTGSSEQEAYRIMQRSSQDRSVRMVDIAKAVIDSEPGMKS, from the coding sequence ATGTCGGAACAACCATCGACCCTGCGTGTGCTGGTCGCTGAGGACAATGCTCTCGAGCGTTCGACGCTCGTGGATCTCCTCGGCGTACTCGGTCACGTGGTCGTGGCAGAGGTGGAATCAGGCACCGATGCCATCGCGAAGGCGCAGCAGTTCACGCCGGATGCGGTGCTGCTCGACATGCACATGCCGGGCGCCACAGGTGTTCAGGCCGCGGAAGAAATCGCCAGTGCGTTGCCCGGCACGGCGGTGGTGCTGATCACCGGAGACCTGTCTCTCACGCTCTCCACGGCCGATGTGCTGCGCAGCACGGCGGTGGCGCTGTTGCCCAAGCCCACGCCACCGACCACGCTCGATGCCACGTTGCGCATGGCCGTCACGCGTGCGCGCGAACTCATCGAAGCCCGTCGGGAAGCGGCGGAGGCCAAGCAGCAGCTCGAGGCCCGCAAGCTCATCGAACGGGCGAAGGGCATCCTCATGCGTCGCACGGGCAGCAGCGAACAGGAAGCCTATCGCATCATGCAGCGCAGCAGCCAGGATCGCTCGGTGCGCATGGTGGATATCGCGAAGGCCGTGATCGACAGCGAACCCGGCATGAAATCCTGA
- a CDS encoding metallopeptidase TldD-related protein gives MPSNRRDFLKVGAAVAAGSLVASSPLLAQTPSGLLVPHDDLPKVDDPAIKALMEAALNTAKAGGASYADVRVAARRQQNVNTRDRIVQGVSDTDTFGLGIRTLVDGAWGFAATSKLDKDSVAKTTQLALGQAKANRASQLRPVVLAPTPGNQVGEWKSPIEVDPFNVAITDKVAFLLAANEAALKVKGIRNVTSSMFFLREEKSLMTTDGSYVVQTIYRTSPSMGVTAVSADNRDFQSVQSNEVAPMGLGYEHVTNSRLAERAPEWAELAVQKLSAKPVEPGRYDLLLHPSNLWLTIHEVIGHPTELDRALGFEANYAGTSFIAPPDAMLGKMQYGSELMNIVGDREQKGSLGAIGWDDEAVKPVKFDIVKNGVFQDYQTTREQATMMADYYKRVGKPVRSYGCSYAQSWSDVQFQRMPNVSLQPGNNDDTWESMIAKMDRGIAIVGDGSFSIDQQRYNGQFAGQVFYEVRGGKIVGQLKDVAYQFRTPEFWKGLKAIGGPRSYHLGGAFGDGKGQPAQSNSVSHGCVPALFSQVNVINTGRTA, from the coding sequence ATGCCAAGCAACCGTCGAGATTTTCTCAAGGTCGGGGCAGCGGTTGCGGCCGGTTCACTGGTCGCATCCTCGCCGCTCCTGGCGCAGACCCCTTCGGGGCTGCTCGTTCCCCACGATGACCTGCCCAAGGTCGACGATCCGGCCATCAAGGCCCTCATGGAAGCCGCGCTGAACACGGCCAAGGCCGGCGGCGCTTCGTACGCCGATGTGCGCGTGGCCGCCCGCCGCCAGCAGAACGTCAACACGCGCGATCGCATCGTGCAGGGTGTTTCCGATACCGACACGTTCGGACTCGGCATTCGCACCCTGGTCGACGGCGCGTGGGGTTTTGCCGCCACGAGCAAGCTGGACAAGGACTCGGTGGCCAAGACCACGCAGCTCGCACTGGGGCAGGCCAAGGCCAACCGCGCCAGCCAGCTCCGTCCGGTCGTGCTGGCGCCGACGCCTGGCAATCAGGTCGGTGAGTGGAAGAGCCCGATCGAAGTCGATCCCTTCAATGTGGCCATCACCGACAAGGTGGCCTTCCTGCTCGCGGCCAACGAAGCCGCGCTCAAGGTGAAGGGCATTCGCAACGTCACGTCGAGCATGTTCTTCCTGCGCGAAGAAAAGTCGCTCATGACGACCGACGGTTCGTACGTGGTGCAGACGATCTATCGCACGTCACCCAGCATGGGCGTGACGGCGGTGTCGGCGGACAACCGCGACTTCCAGTCGGTGCAGAGCAACGAAGTCGCGCCGATGGGCCTGGGTTACGAACACGTCACCAACAGCCGGCTCGCCGAACGCGCCCCCGAATGGGCCGAGCTGGCAGTGCAGAAGCTGAGCGCCAAGCCGGTGGAGCCGGGTCGCTACGACCTGCTGCTGCACCCGTCCAATCTGTGGCTCACCATTCACGAAGTGATCGGTCACCCCACCGAACTCGATCGTGCGCTGGGCTTCGAAGCCAACTACGCCGGTACCAGCTTCATCGCACCGCCCGACGCGATGCTGGGCAAGATGCAGTACGGTTCGGAACTCATGAACATCGTGGGTGATCGCGAACAGAAGGGATCACTTGGTGCCATCGGCTGGGACGACGAAGCCGTGAAGCCGGTCAAGTTCGACATCGTGAAAAACGGTGTGTTCCAGGACTATCAGACCACGCGCGAACAGGCCACGATGATGGCCGACTACTACAAGCGTGTGGGCAAGCCAGTGCGCTCGTATGGCTGCTCGTACGCGCAGAGCTGGTCGGACGTGCAGTTCCAGCGCATGCCGAACGTGAGCCTGCAGCCGGGCAACAACGACGACACGTGGGAGTCGATGATTGCCAAGATGGACCGCGGCATCGCGATCGTCGGCGACGGCTCGTTCTCCATCGATCAGCAGCGCTACAACGGTCAGTTTGCCGGTCAGGTGTTCTACGAAGTGCGTGGTGGCAAGATCGTCGGCCAGCTCAAGGACGTGGCGTACCAGTTCCGCACACCGGAGTTCTGGAAGGGGCTCAAGGCTATTGGCGGTCCGCGCAGCTATCACCTCGGCGGCGCGTTCGGCGACGGCAAGGGTCAGCCCGCGCAGTCCAACTCCGTGAGCCACGGTTGCGTGCCGGCGCTCTTCTCGCAGGTCAACGTCATCAACACCGGGAGGACGGCATGA